In Oryza sativa Japonica Group chromosome 2, ASM3414082v1, the following are encoded in one genomic region:
- the LOC4328155 gene encoding calcium-dependent protein kinase 4 isoform 1 (isoform 1 is encoded by transcript variant 1): MGACFSSHTATAAADGGSGKRQQRKGDHKGKLPDGGGGEKEKEAARVEFGYERDFEGRYQVGRLLGHGQFGYTFAATDRASGDRVAVKRIDKAKMVRPVAVEDVKREVKILKELKGHENIVHFYNAFEDDSYVYIVMELCEGGELLDRILAKKNSRYSEKDAAVVVRQMLKVAAECHLHGLVHRDMKPENFLFKSTKEDSPLKATDFGLSDFIKPGKKFHDIVGSAYYVAPEVLKRRSGPESDVWSIGVITYILLCGRRPFWNKTEDGIFREVLRNKPDFRKKPWPGISSGAKDFVKKLLVKNPRARLTAAQALSHPWVREGGEASEIPVDISVLSNMRQFVKYSRFKQFALRALASTLKEEELADLKDQFDAIDVDKSGSISIEEMRHALAKDLPWRLKGPRVLEIIQAIDSNTDGLVDFEEFVAATLHIHQMAELDSERWGLRCQAAFSKFDLDGDGYITPDELRMHTGLKGSIEPLLEEADIDKDGRISLSEFRKLLRTASMSNLPSPRGPPNPQPL, encoded by the exons atggGCGCGTGCTTCTCATCCCACActgcgaccgccgccgccgatggcgggAGCGGGAAGCGGCAGCAGCGGAAGGGGGATCACAAGGGGAAGCTccccgatggcggcggcggcgagaaggagaaggaggcggcgcgggtggAGTTCGGGTACGAGAGGGACTTCGAGGGGAGGTACCAGGTCGGGAGGCTGCTCGGCCACGGCCAGTTCGGCTacaccttcgccgccaccgaccgGGCCTCCGGTGACCGCGTCGCCGTCAAGCGCATCGACAAGGCCAAG ATGGTTCGCCCTGTTGCTGTGGAGGATGTAAAGAGAGAAGTGAAGATTCTTAAAGAACTTAAAGGCCATGAGAATATTGTTCACTTCTACAATGCGTTTGAAGATGACTCATATGTATATATTGTGATGGA ACTATGTGAGGGTGGTGAACTATTGGACCGGATTTTGGCAAA AAAGAACAGCCGTTATAGTGAGAAAGATGCTGCAGTGGTGGTGCGGCAGATGCTCAAAGTGGCAGCTGAGTGCCATCTGCATGGGCTAGTTCACCGAGATATGAAGCCCGAG AACTTCCTTTTCAAATCAACCAAGGAGGACTCACCTTTAAAGGCAACAGATTTTGGTCTGTCAGACTTCATAAAACCAG GGAAAAAGTTTCACGATATAGTTGGCAGTGCCTATTATGTAGCACCAGAAGTTTTAAAACGACGGTCTGGCCCTGAGTCAGATGTTTGGAGCATAGGAGTCATAACTTATATTTTGCTCTGTGGGAGACGCCCTTTTTGGAATAAGACAGAGGATGGCATATTCAGAGAG GTACTAAGAAACAAGCCTGATTTTCGTAAGAAGCCTTGGCCAGGCATCAGTTCAGGTGCTAAAGATTTCGTTAAAAAGTTACTTGTAAAGAACCCAAGGGCAAGATTAACCGCTGCTCAAGCTCTCT CGCATCCATGGGTAAGAGAAGGAGGAGAAGCATCTGAGATCCCTGTTGATATATCTGTATTGTCCAACATGCGTCAGTTTGTCAAGTACAGCCGTTTTAAGCAATTTGCTCTGAGG GCTTTAGCAAGTACACTAAAAGAGGAAGAACTAGCAGATCTGAAGGACCAGTTCGATGCAATTGATGTTGATAAAAGTGGATCAATTAGTATTGAGGAAATGCGGCAT GCCCTTGCAAAGGATCTTCCTTGGAGATTGAAGGGCCCCCGTGTTCTCGAGATTATCCAAGCA ATCGACAGCAACACTGATGGTCTTGTGGACTTTGAAGAGTTTGTAGCAGCAACCCTCCATATACATCAAATGGCTGAGCTTGACTCTGAAAGGTGGGGCCTACGCTGCCAGGCTGCTTTCAGCAAATTTGATCTGGATGGTGACGGATACATCACTCCAGATGAACTCAGAATG CACACTGGCTTGAAGGGTTCCATCGAGCCATTGCTGGAGGAGGCCGACATCGACAAAGACGGGAGAATAAGCTTGTCGGAGTTCCGCAAGCTCCTGCGGACAGCGAGCATGAGCAACCTTCCCAGTCCAAGAGGACCTCCAAATCCACAACCCCTGTGA
- the LOC136351262 gene encoding pentatricopeptide repeat-containing protein At1g18485-like has protein sequence MPPPPPRPRLAPNPAAIIHAALLKSSPASLPPRLSFNSLLAAAAASPHPRLRSLVLPALALAHRCPAAAGPLDSYALCSALRHASAPEAEPLHAHAARSGWLGSVFVSCAIAAAYGGSGRFLDARRLFDESPVRNAVFGNAVLAGYVNAGKWAPLLEFARRFSELRLQVDGYTMTAVVRACGELADADLGGQAHGHAIRRVGAVESDVFLTSALVDMYAKCGLVSHAKRVFDLAQQVNAVGIDVVLWTALLNAYGRHGMCKEVIQIYDRMVASGVRPDELTILAVLSACQHAGEVVKGLHYFESIHEDYGLTPTPDHFSCVVNMLCRAGMVIKAWEIVTSKGCGGEFGISTWVALLSACCDCGNVELGRMAAQRAIELEPNNGTIYVELSNLYARFGLWGEIDQLRELMKDNGLEKDAGLTWVELSS, from the coding sequence atgccgccgccgccgccgcgacctcgTTTGGCGCCAAATCCGGCCGCCATCATCCACGCCGCGCTGCTCAAATCCTCCCCGGCCAGCCTCCCGCCGCGCCTCTCCTTcaactccctcctcgccgccgccgctgcctccccgCACCCGCGCCTCCGCTCCCTCGTCCTCCccgcgctcgcgctcgcgcaccgctgccccgccgccgctgggccGCTCGACTCCTACGCCCTGTGCTCCGCGCTCCGCCACGCCTCCGCGCCGGAGGCGGAGCCACTCCACGCCCACGCCGCCAGGTCCGGCTGGCTCGGCAGCGTCTTCGTGTCCTGCGCGATCGCCGCGGCCTACGGTGGGTCCGGCAGGTTCTTGGACGCACGCAGGCTGTTCGACGAAAGTCCTGTCAGGAATGCCGTCTTTGGGAACGCTGTTCTTGCTGGGTACGTGAACGCGGGGAAGTGGGCACCGTTGCTGGAGTTTGCAAGGAGGTTTTCGGAGCTTCGATTGCAGGTTGATGGGTACACGATGACGGCTGTGGTGAGAGCTTGCGGAGAGTTGGCGGATGCTGATTTGGGTGGACAGGCGCATGGGCATGCGATCAGAAGGGTGGGAGCTGTGGAGTCTGACGTGTTCTTGACCAGTGCGCTTGTGGACATGTATGCCAAGTGTGGGCTTGTTAGCCACGCGAAGCGCGTGTTTGACCTCGCCCAGCAAGTGAATGCTGTTGGAATCGATGTTGTGCTGTGGACGGCGCTGCTGAACGCATATGGAAGGCACGGAATGTGCAAAGAGGTTATCCAGATATATGATCGGATGGTGGCTTCAGGGGTCCGGCCTGATGAACTGACTATTCTGGCTGTGCTCTCAGCATGCCAACATGCTGGGGAGGTGGTCAAAGGGCTCCACTATTTTGAGTCTATACATGAAGATTACGGGTTGACACCGACACCAGATCATTTCAGCTGCGTGGTCAACATGCTATGTCGGGCAGGGATGGTGATCAAGGCCTGGGAGATTGTGACCTCCAAAGGCTGTGGAGGTGAGTTTGGCATCTCCACATGGGTGGCTTTGCTCAGTGCTTGCTGTGATTGTGGCAATGTTGAGCTCGGGAGGATGGCTGCTCAGAGGGCAATCGAGCTGGAGCCTAACAATGGCACCATTTATGTTGAGTTGTCAAATTTGTATGCGAGGTTTGGCTTGTGGGGGGAGATTGACCAGCTGCGGGAATTGATGAAGGACAATGGGTTGGAAAAAGATGCTGGATTGACATGGGTTGAGCTTAGTTCCTGA
- the LOC4328159 gene encoding Golgi SNAP receptor complex member 1-2 — protein MMPSASDAAAAAAALELQESGWEELRREARKLEGDLDVKLSSYARLAARSSSAADAASASSPSERSSWKSMEFEIQSLLDKLQDVNDAMSRCAASTAPTTSVSQKLARHRDILHEFAQEFRRTRGNLSSIREHADLLSSVRDDITESKATGGMSPRVHLLRERASIHGSINQIDEVIGQAQSTRVALSNQRALFGDVQGKVKQLGEKFPVIRGLLGAIKRKKSKDTIILSAVIAACTIFLIIYWLSK, from the exons ATGATGCCGTCGGCGtcggacgccgcggcggcggcggcggcgctggagctGCAGGAGTCCGGGTGGGAGGAGCTGCGGCGGGAGGCACGGAAGCTGGAGGGTGACCTCGACGTCAAGCTCTCCTCCTAcgcgcgcctcgccgcgcgctcctcctccgccgccgacgccgcctccgcctcctccccgagcGAGCGCTCCTCCTGGAAGTCCATGGAGTTCGAGATCCAGTCGCTGCTCGACAAGCTGCAGGACGTCAACGACGCCATGagccgctgcgccgcctccaccgcccccACCACCTCCGTCTCGCAGAAGCTCGCCCGCCACCGCGACATCCTCCACGAGTTCGCGCAG GAGTTCAGGAGGACGAGGGGGAATCTGAGCTCCATCAGGGAGCACGCCGATCTCCTCAGCTCTGTGCGGGACGACATTACTGAGTCCAAG GCTACTGGCGGCATGTCGCCGAGGGTGCATTTGCTCAGGGAGAGGGCCTCGATTCATGGCAGCATTAACCAG ATTGATGAGGTAATTGGCCAAGCTCAGAGCACAAGGGTAGCCCTTTCCAATCAGAGGGCATTGTTTGGGGATGTTCAAGGAAAAGTCAAGCAGTTGGGTGAAAAGTTCCCTGTTATTAGAGGACTACTTG GTGCCATCAAGAGGAAGAAATCAAAGGACACTATCATCCTTTCAGCAGTGATCGCGGCCTGCACCATCTTTTTGATTATTTACTGGCTTTCGAAATGA
- the LOC4328155 gene encoding calcium-dependent protein kinase 4 isoform 2 (isoform 2 is encoded by transcript variant 2) yields MGACFSSHTATAAADGGSGKRQQRKGDHKGKLPDGGGGEKEKEAARVEFGYERDFEGRYQVGRLLGHGQFGYTFAATDRASGDRVAVKRIDKAKMVRPVAVEDVKREVKILKELKGHENIVHFYNAFEDDSYVYIVMELCEGGELLDRILAKKNSRYSEKDAAVVVRQMLKVAAECHLHGLVHRDMKPENFLFKSTKEDSPLKATDFGLSDFIKPGKKFHDIVGSAYYVAPEVLKRRSGPESDVWSIGVITYILLCGRRPFWNKTEDGIFREVLRNKPDFRKKPWPGISSGAKDFVKKLLVKNPRARLTAAQALSHPWVREGGEASEIPVDISVLSNMRQFVKYSRFKQFALRALASTLKEEELADLKDQFDAIDVDKSGSISIEEMRHALAKDLPWRLKGPRVLEIIQAIDSNTDGLVDFEEFVAATLHIHQMAELDSERWGLRCQAAFSKFDLDGDGYITPDELRMVQHTGLKGSIEPLLEEADIDKDGRISLSEFRKLLRTASMSNLPSPRGPPNPQPL; encoded by the exons atggGCGCGTGCTTCTCATCCCACActgcgaccgccgccgccgatggcgggAGCGGGAAGCGGCAGCAGCGGAAGGGGGATCACAAGGGGAAGCTccccgatggcggcggcggcgagaaggagaaggaggcggcgcgggtggAGTTCGGGTACGAGAGGGACTTCGAGGGGAGGTACCAGGTCGGGAGGCTGCTCGGCCACGGCCAGTTCGGCTacaccttcgccgccaccgaccgGGCCTCCGGTGACCGCGTCGCCGTCAAGCGCATCGACAAGGCCAAG ATGGTTCGCCCTGTTGCTGTGGAGGATGTAAAGAGAGAAGTGAAGATTCTTAAAGAACTTAAAGGCCATGAGAATATTGTTCACTTCTACAATGCGTTTGAAGATGACTCATATGTATATATTGTGATGGA ACTATGTGAGGGTGGTGAACTATTGGACCGGATTTTGGCAAA AAAGAACAGCCGTTATAGTGAGAAAGATGCTGCAGTGGTGGTGCGGCAGATGCTCAAAGTGGCAGCTGAGTGCCATCTGCATGGGCTAGTTCACCGAGATATGAAGCCCGAG AACTTCCTTTTCAAATCAACCAAGGAGGACTCACCTTTAAAGGCAACAGATTTTGGTCTGTCAGACTTCATAAAACCAG GGAAAAAGTTTCACGATATAGTTGGCAGTGCCTATTATGTAGCACCAGAAGTTTTAAAACGACGGTCTGGCCCTGAGTCAGATGTTTGGAGCATAGGAGTCATAACTTATATTTTGCTCTGTGGGAGACGCCCTTTTTGGAATAAGACAGAGGATGGCATATTCAGAGAG GTACTAAGAAACAAGCCTGATTTTCGTAAGAAGCCTTGGCCAGGCATCAGTTCAGGTGCTAAAGATTTCGTTAAAAAGTTACTTGTAAAGAACCCAAGGGCAAGATTAACCGCTGCTCAAGCTCTCT CGCATCCATGGGTAAGAGAAGGAGGAGAAGCATCTGAGATCCCTGTTGATATATCTGTATTGTCCAACATGCGTCAGTTTGTCAAGTACAGCCGTTTTAAGCAATTTGCTCTGAGG GCTTTAGCAAGTACACTAAAAGAGGAAGAACTAGCAGATCTGAAGGACCAGTTCGATGCAATTGATGTTGATAAAAGTGGATCAATTAGTATTGAGGAAATGCGGCAT GCCCTTGCAAAGGATCTTCCTTGGAGATTGAAGGGCCCCCGTGTTCTCGAGATTATCCAAGCA ATCGACAGCAACACTGATGGTCTTGTGGACTTTGAAGAGTTTGTAGCAGCAACCCTCCATATACATCAAATGGCTGAGCTTGACTCTGAAAGGTGGGGCCTACGCTGCCAGGCTGCTTTCAGCAAATTTGATCTGGATGGTGACGGATACATCACTCCAGATGAACTCAGAATG GTGCAGCACACTGGCTTGAAGGGTTCCATCGAGCCATTGCTGGAGGAGGCCGACATCGACAAAGACGGGAGAATAAGCTTGTCGGAGTTCCGCAAGCTCCTGCGGACAGCGAGCATGAGCAACCTTCCCAGTCCAAGAGGACCTCCAAATCCACAACCCCTGTGA
- the LOC4328157 gene encoding uncharacterized protein, with amino-acid sequence MGLAFSAFGLPGWSSIPTGQVYDQYFKDKKTDSFEAFHVAYVEFCKDFNTVLPGQDFDTPSLEKIQKFYDDTWKLINEDQEKKKAFMDYIRDNVKEAAVDDSLFIMAGLAAPAGAIVLKRTGQSIPQLKRLDLLPNVLFVPLFTLAAIMGATAVQMKQRSRHT; translated from the exons ATGGGTCTTGCATTTAGTGCCTTCG GCCTGCCAGGGTGGAGCAGTATACCAACCGGACAAGTTTATGATCAGTATTTCAAGGACAAGAAAACCGACAGCTTTGAAGCTTTTCATGTTGCCTATGTTGAGTTCTGCAA AGATTTCAACACCGTGCTACCTGGTCAAGATTTTGATACCCCATCACTCGAAAAAATTCAG AAATTCTATGATGATACTTGGAAACTGATCAACGAAGaccaagaaaagaagaaagcgTTCATGGATTACATCCGCGACAACGtcaaggaggcggcggtcgaCGACAGCCTCTTCATCATGGCCGggctggcggcgccggcgggagccATCGTCCTCAAGAGGACAGGGCAGAGCATCCCGCAGCTGAAGAGGCTGGACCTCCTCCCCAACGTCCTCTTCGTCCCGCTCTTCACTCTCGCTGCCATCATGGGAGCAACTGCAGTCCAGATGAAGCAGAGGAGCAGACACACCTGA
- the LOC4328154 gene encoding 65-kDa microtubule-associated protein 3 codes for MVSLKLRAILFPFQMEPRREMLLQELGEMWDQIGEAEEDRREMLHALEEDCLNVYRVKVAQVKQYRAQLQREIADSVAEVAAICATIGEPSTTVHIACSSLQSTGNLKEELGSITPELEEMRRRREERRRKFSEVTELINRIEQEMKPSKQLHLTMDNSDLTIRRLEELRAYLQDLQLEKDSRVRKMTELMGSLHSSSLVLGMDFRETNLHHDDEGDISDDAIARLVSEIGRLREIKRNRMQKLQDLLATMLDLWNLMDTPSEEQKRFQSVACNIAASEDEITERDALSMEFINNVEAEVVRLERLKECRMKDLVLKKYDELNEIRRRAHVPVENEDDAMMMFDAIDSDAKRSLILERLEVQISEAKDEEFSRKDVLEKMEKWQAALEEESWLEEYNRNENRYNVGKGTHLVLKRAEKARALVSKMPAMAEALITKVIAWEKERGAKFEYDGDGLLDMLEEYNNTRKEKEQERKRQRDQRRMLGQGTGESPVVRPPPKNIKNVTRTLSMGGTSTGGKKASASVSSRPSTPSFLKSPMSARRSDEGQMLLSRAVEEDDLL; via the exons ATGGTTTCACTGAAGCTGCGAGCCATCCTCTTCCCGTTCCAGATGGAGCCTCGCCGCGAGATGCTCCTGCAGGAGCTTGGG GAGATGTGGGACCAGATCGGGGAAGCGGAGGAGGATCGGCGAGAGATGCTGCACGCGCTGGAGGAGGATTGCCTCAACGTGTACAGGGTGAAGGTGGCGCAGGTGAAGCAGTACAGGGCACAGCTGCAACGGGAGATAGCCGACTCCGTCGCCGAGGTCGCCGCCATCTGCGCCACCATCGGCGAGCCATCCACCACCGTGCACATTGCGTGCTCCTCGCTGCAG AGCACAGGGAACCTCAAGGAGGAGCTCGGCTCGATCACGCCGGAGCtggaggagatgaggaggaggagggaggagaggcggcggaaaTTCTCGGAGGTGACGGAGCTCATCAACAGGATCGAGCAGGAGATGAAGCCGAGCAAGCAGCTTCATCTCACCATGGACAACTCCGACCTCACCATCAGACGGCTTGAGGAGCTCAGAGCATACCTGCAAGATCTGCAGCTGGAGAAG GATAGTCGCGTCAGGAAGATGACAGAGCTGATGGGTTCTCTGCATTCCTCCTCCTTGGTTCTTGGCATGGATTTCAGAGAGACCAACCTTCATCATGATGATGAAGGAGACATCAGCGACGATGCAATTGCAAGATTAGTTTCCGAGATCGGGAGATTGAGAGAGATCAAACGGAACAGGATGCAGAAG CTGCAAGACCTCTTGGCCACCATGCTGGATCTGTGGAACCTGATGGACACGCCATCGGAGGAGCAGAAGAGGTTCCAGAGCGTGGCGTGCAACATCGCCGCGTCCGAGGACGAGATCACCGAACGGGATGCTCTCTCCATGGAATTCATCAACAAT GTGGAAGCAGAGGTGGTAAGGCTGGAGAGGCTCAAGGAGTGCAGGATGAAAGACCTTGTACTGAAGAAGTATGATGAGCTCAATGAGATACGACGGCGAGCGCATGTACCCGTCGAGAACGAAGACGATGCGATGATGATGTTCGACGCCATCGACAGTG ATGCCAAACGGTCTCTAATCCTGGAGCGGCTGGAAGTGCAGATCTCTGAGGCCAAAGATGAGGAGTTCAGCAGGAAGGATGTTCTTGAGAAGATGGAGAAATGGCAGGCTGCACTAGAAGAGGAATCTTGGCTTGAGGAGTACAACAGA AATGAGAACAGATACAATGTGGGCAAAGGGACTCATCTTGTGCTGAAGCGTGCCGAGAAAGCGCGTGCCTTGGTCAGCAAAATGCCAG CAATGGCAGAGGCCTTGATCACAAAGGTAATTGCttgggagaaggagaggggtgcCAAATTTGAGTACGATGGT GATGGTCTCCTGGACATGCTGGAGGAGTACAACAATACAAGGAAGGAGAAAGAGCAGGAGAGAAAGAGACAAAGG GATCAGAGAAGGATGCTGGGTCAGGGCACAGGGGAGTCGCCGGTGGTGAGGCCTCCGCCCAAGAACATCAAGAATGTAACGAGGACGTTGTCTATGGGTGGCACTAGTACGGGCGGCAAGAAGGCGTCGGCATCGGTGTCGTCGAGGCCAAGCACGCCGAGCTTCCTCAAGTCACCTATGTCAGCACGAAGGAGTGACGAGGGACAAATGTTATTGTCACGCGCAGTTGAGGAAGATGATTTGTTATAG
- the LOC4328158 gene encoding uncharacterized protein, protein MASTKVQRIMTQPINLIFRFLQSKARIQIWLFEQKDLRIEGRIIGFDEYMNLVLDEAEEINIKKDTRKSLGRILLKGDNITLMMNTGK, encoded by the exons ATGGCGTCCACCAAGGTGCAGAGGATTATGACCCAGCCCATCAACCTCATCTTCCGCTTCCTCCAGAGT AAAGCGCGCATCCAGATCTGGCTCTTCGAGCAGAAGGACCTCCGGATTGAGGGCAGAATCATC GGCTTTGACGAATACATGAATTTGGTCTTGGATGAAGCTGAGGAGATCAACATAAAGAAGGACACTAGAAAATCTCTGG GCCGGATTCTCTTAAAAGGAGACAACATTACATTAATGATGAACAC GGGAAAGTGA